CACAATCCACAAACCAGTAGGAAGCTCCAACTTCCAGATAATGCACCTTCTATATTGATCAGACTGACATGCACAAAATCAATGAGATTCATAAGCAGCTAAAGAGTTCGCCGCATTCTTAAAGTACAGAAGTACACATAACAATCTGGAAAACATCCATGAGTAGAGCACGCTGGCCTCTGATATCTCTGAAAACAGCAACGAAAAACGCAGCAAAGTCATTTCCCTGACTTCATATGTCTGCAGGAATCACTACTAGTACAACAGTTTTTACATAATTAAACACGAGGCACCTCTGATAGTTTACGAAACAGAGTACGGCCTATGAAATCTCACACAACCATCGTTTGCAGACCTGATAGTGATAGTTTGGAAATAAAGCAGCATAAACAGCACCGTTCGGCATGATGCTACTTGGGCATCTAAAAGTTCGGCATCAAGCACCGACTGCAGGGCTCGACGATTTCAAACACGACTCCGAAGGGAACTTTCCACTCAATGTGTTTTCTGATTGCGAAACGCGCCCTGCGAGACTCCTCGATGCCACGACCCCACATAGGGAGGCACCTGTCAGGTGGGGCCGCCATGAGGCTACCACTCACTGTATAGTACCATCTGTCAGGTTTATCGAGGCTACGCCCACCAGGACTCCGACAGCCATGGGAGGTGTCCAAAGTGAGGTGCTCGAGCGATGTCGCGTTCTCAATAATGTGGCATGCCAACTCGACCAAGCTCTTCGCCGAGCAGAAGCCGATGATCGTCACACTCTTTAGGTTGTTGTGGCTGTGTTGTGGTAGCCGTCTCAGAGGCGAGGAATCCCCGATAACAGAATCATGCTTCATGTCAGGCTGCTGTACCTACATGGAAAGCCAAAGATGCTCGCATCAGCAGTTCAACAATACGCACTATGCTTGCAAGATGAGATAgcttggctgtgtgcatcctgtgatgcagaggctggggtactacccttttcgaaaaagaaaataaaaatgagaTAACTTACCTCAAAGATGAAAGTCTCCAGGCAAGGAGAAGCTTCAATAAAAGAAACCAGAGAAAGGTAATCATAAGCTGGTGAAATAGCTTCATTTGCAATTAGAGAAATATGCAAGTACTTGAGGTGGAGGAATTTGCTAGATAGCATTGGTGTACTTTCCATCTGCATAAAGACACCTCAGATTAGTTATATGACAAGGCATGAAAACTGCTATATGCAAACAGCTAGTCTATACTCATCTAAACTTTCAGAATATACCTCATTAGGCGAGGTTATGACAAGTCTTTCAACATCTGGCGCACCGGACAGAAGCTCCGTTCGAGCAAACCGGACAATGTTGGGCGGGCCGAATTTTAAGCACGACACTTCTATATTCTTTACATCACTTCCAAATAGAATTGATACTAAGCCACCAAACAGGCAAAAGGTGGAGAGGTTTGGAGCATCGCTGTCTATAACTTGCAGATTTATGCATAGAGACACTCTCAGGAACGTAAGGCACTCCAGCAAAGGTATCTTCAGGAAAACTATCTCACTGCAATTCTTGAGTTCCAAATGTTGAATTGCAGTACAGTTGGAAAGAAGGCCCTCTAGCTCATCATCAGCAATCCATACATTACTTAGTAATAACCTTGTCAATTTTGTCCAGCAACCAAGCCCAGCCGTGGGACGAAAGGCACACATGGCAATGTAAAGATACCGAATTGAGTTTTCACCCCCATTAAATAAAAGTGAGCATGGGAAATTGTATTCTTCTTTCCCAGGAATATGCGGCATAATAATGGCGAGTTCTTCAACTCCTGCTGTAACAGCAATATGAATCCACCTATCAACATAAAAGGAATCGACCTTGTTACCATAAAGTTCAAGCCTTAGTTTCTTCATGCCAATGCCCGAGTGATTTTTAAGAATATTGTCAACTTTGCTGATGAGATCTCCATCTAAACCTAGTGCTTTGTGACTTAAGATAAGGTTGGGATGGCATCTCCATGATCTCAGAAATGAGTGTGATGCACAAGCTGCACGGGCAGCATCCCGCAGTGGTAATAGGGCATGAATATGTCGACGGATATCCTGTATACAAAAGAACGGGAGATCAATTATTGGGGTTATAAAAGAAATTTATAAACTGATTGCAAAAACTTGCTATATTACAAATATATATTATATTATTAAAACAAGATGTAAACAAGTCACTGCATTCATCCACATAGGCCAAATTATTTGGTCCAAATTATAACGGTTCAGATTTAAGAATAACATAGTAGTACATATGACAAAAAGGTATCCATATTCGAAACGACCAGGCTGCCACGTCAGTTAGGATTCGGGATCGAACATGCCATACGTGCGCATTTACTTTTATCCATAGTACAAATTAGGAAAACCGCATGTCCATTTCTATCGGCTCCACAAGTCAGACATGACGGTGAATTTGAAGTCATCATTCAATGAAGTCATCATGCTAGAATATCTAATTAAGCAATTTGGGCAGTCTTTTCTTGCATttaaaaatgcaataaaaataaaatttgcttAACAAAGGGCTTAGGCAAATCATATGTCCATATCGACCATCTCGACAAGCCAGACACCATTGTGAACTTCAACTCTGTGATGAATACCGTCAAGGAATATTGTCTAAATAATTTTCAGAGCCCTTTTCTAGcgcttttcttcgaaacattgcaCTATATAGAATATGATTTGCCTAACATGGTAACACGGGAACAAGTCCAACCAATGATTTCATAGGAGATGTCTTGCAAAAAACATTCATCCACATAGGCCAAATAATTTGGTCCAAACTATAACGGTTCTGATTTAGGATTCACATAGTACGGAGTAGTACATATGACAAATAGGTATCCATATTCGACACGACCAGGCTTCCACGTCACTTAGCGAAACAAGGAGCCATTCGGGAATGGACATGCCATGCGTGTACATTTACTTTTATCCATATAGTACAAAGTAGGTAAACCACTATCCATTTCTACCGGTTCAGCAAGCCAGACACGACGGTGAATTTGAAGTCATCATTCAATGGACTCATCATGGTAGAATATCTAATTAACCATTTTGGGAAATATTTTCTTGTGTTTTAAAAATGCAATAAGGAATAAAATATGCTTAACATAGGGCTTAGGCAAACCATATGTCCATATCGACCATCTCGACAAGCGAGACGCCATGGTAAACTTCAATTCTGTGATGAATTCCATCAAGGAATGTTTTCTAATTAATCACTTTCCGAGCCCTTTTCTAGCAGCTTTCTTCAAAACATTGCACTCTATATAATATAATTTGCCTAACATAGTAACATGGGAACAAGTCCAATTAACAATGTCTTGCAAAGAAAAGTGCCGAGTGTATTCTCTCATTTGTAGTGTATTCTTGGAGAAAAATCAGAGGAAGAAGATAGAGTTCCTTTGGTTTCTGTGTATACCAGGCAAGCTCTGAAATGTTTCCATTGCATCACAAGGTATGGCTAGGGCAGAAAATGTAGCGGTATAGCTGCTTATATATTGCATATGTTGGAGATTCTGACACCagggaaatcatcacacttctaataGATCTAGAAAATAACACACATCACATATTTTGGTGGTTCAAAATTATAGATATAATTGTTTAGATTTATAGAAAGAGAAAATCATTGTTTATCGCTTGTGAGGCCAAATTATAAGGTTTATTATGGTGGGGCAAGACTAGGATCCAGTTTATACCTCTGGAAGGTCCGGTATAAGTCCGCCATCTTGAGAAGTATCATCTTGTTGGCAGACATCTGGGGTACATCAGAGTCATGATAAGAGTACAGAAAACAGTGGGATACAAGCACAAGCAAACAGGTCATAGTACAAAAAAACAGCGGAAACGTTGCTGCAGAATTGGACCTATCCATGATCCTAAACTGAGGCTAAGATCTAAACAGGGTTGGAAAACTGAGGCTAAGATGCGGAGGGGAGCAGGAGGCGTACGGTCTTGGGTTTcccccggcggcggcggatcctgcATGGATGGAGGCCTGAGATGGGGACGAGGGCCAAGCTCTAACAGCCTTTCCGCGGTGCAGTCGTCCGACGAGACcgtgccggcgccggcgccgacgaTCGATGACGTCGAGGCCGACGGCCGATGCTAGAGATAGAGCCGTGGAGGAGCACGCGGTTCCATTTTGAGCCAAATTGGCTGGGCCAGACAGATAGATGGGCTGCGGGCCTACTAATGCAAGCCAGAGGCACAATGGCAACAAGTTACTTTTTTTTATTGTCTCAAAAACAAagtaactttttttttcaaaaacaggAGTGTCCATAAGTATAACCATAGAGTTATGGAAAAAATGCTACAACCTGGATCTACGGATAAATCCCCCCGTGAATTCAAACTAACCTCCCATAATTTTATACCAACTGCTCCATCATGCACTACTcccatctaggtttctttttgtGAACACCTTTGAGAAACTACACATCTAGAGTTTTCTACTCACGCAACGACCCCTCGGCGAGGTCACCATACAGGCGCCTGATCATAACTCTCCTCCAATTAGGGGGTGGAGTAAACTACGCATGCATACCTCTTGTGATGGGTGCACAATATCTTCTGTGGGCACGACGTTTTTAGGGCTTGATGGCGAGCGAAGGATAGTCGTCATGGCTGGAACAAGTGGATCCTAGTCGGGAAATAGGGAAGGCTTGGATGATCTTCTCGGAAGGTTGCACCGTGAGGGAGAAGTGGACGAGCAAAATAATCTTCAGGAGCATTTGAAGATTTGAAGGTGGCGGCTAGATGGGTTGTGATTGCTAGGGTTTGCACAAACAAGTTGTTCCGCCAGAACTCATTTATCCCCGCCATGAATATCATGTGGAAGCCGGCAAAGAACATGACATTTAGAGCCATAGAAAAACCATTTTACGTAAAATTTCAATGTGTTGGGGATTGGCAGAGAGCAATGGAAGAGGGTCCATGGTTATTTTATGATTGGCCGGTGCTTCTGAAGGAGTATGATGGCTTTTCTAAGATAGATATGGGTGACATGAACTCCATAGATGTGTTTGTAAGAGCGATGAAAGTTCCTGATGGTTTGATCAACAAAGCAGTAGCCAAAGTGATGGGCGACAAAGTAGGCAATTTGTATGTCTTGCTTTGAGAAACTTCATTGGAGATTTTATGAGATCAAGGGTTTGGCTCAAGATGGATAAACCCCTAATTAGATTTGTCCATGTGAAACTACAGAGCGGAAAACCACGCAAGGCATATCGGGTTATGTATGAGAAGATCCCTCAGTTTTGTGAGGCTTGTAGAAGACATAAGTCTAGTGAACGTGGTGACGAAATCTGGGTTATTTTCTGATGATGACCAATTTAAAAGCCAGAGGTGAGGCGAAGGAAGGGATAGAGGTAGAGGACAGGTGATTGATGGTGGAAGAGCTGCAAACATTGAGGAATTTTCTAATGATATGATTACAACAATATGGGCACAAGCCCTCCAAAAAATAACAGTAAAAATTTGATGGTTCACCCAAAATCACGCAAGAGGTTTCCGCTGGGATCAAGTGGGAACCTCCCTCCCTCTCAGACTTCACCATGGGGCTCTAGTGTGGCCAAGATCGTCAATTTTTTACAAAATGATCATGAGGACCCAGTGGTATCGTTGTTGGCTTTGCAAGAGAAGAAAAGATATGGAAAGAACAATGATGGTTTGACATTGTAGCCCAAAATTCGGGGTCACTGGCTTTGGAATGGAGTCTGTCTAATCGAAGTGAAAATAGTAAGTTGGAACTGTCGAGGGTTGGGTAATCCTCGATAGTTTGATTGCTCTTGGGGCTCCGGAGGCGTATGAAATCAGATGTGcttttttttcaaagaacatcTGAGTACTGCTAGGGTGGAAAAAATGAGTAGGAATCTTTGTTTCGATGAGATGATTATGTTGGAGAGCGATAGTAGGAGTGGTGGGATCATGCTTCTCTGGCGAAAATATATGAAGGTGTCGTCTAAGGAAATTCACTCAAACTACCTGGACATCCGTATTGATGAAGCCAGTGGTGCGGGGTGACGCATTACTAGAATATATGGAGAGCCAAGTGGTGGCATGAATTACCTTATTTGGTAGTATCTTCACCCCTTAAATGTTATGGTTGATTACCATGCATTGTTCTTGGAGATTTTAATGAGATTCTTATGGGCAGCAAGAAGGAAGGGGTGCTTTGAGACCACAAATATGTATGCAAGCCTTTTGTGATGCCCTGATAGACTGCAACCTCTTAGATATGGGATTTGTCGAAGACATATATACATGGAGAAGGTGTCATATACGAGAGAGATTGGACCACACAGTTTGTGAACCAAGGTGGGGTAATTTGTTTCCTATTGTTGGTGGTGTGCATGAGGACTTCACGAACTATGATGATCAGACAATCATTGTTAACTGTGATTATATCTCTAATGTAAATGCTATCACACAAAatagaaaatatttttttgaagtAAAGCGAATACTTGAAGAGACAGTTGATGAGGTGGCCGAGGCTTCTTAGCAAGACACAAGTCTCACCCAGGAGGCCTCGCCCAGTATGTGTAGGCGGTCCATGAGGCCCTCCATGCATGGGGCATGCACGTATTAAAACACCCTCAACTTCAAATATGGGCTCTCCAGGACGAAGTGTTGACATGGTGACGGCTAGTCCGTTGTAAGACTATGCAAATATGAAACAACAATAAATCCGTATCCAAATTGAGCAAATTCAAGAGAAAGAAGAGGTGAAATGCATACAACATAGTCATGCATAGTGGATGAAAAAAGGCGACTGAAATACTTCATTTTTTCATAGTTTTGCCTCTATGCGCAAAAAGTTACATATGATTACACGGTTAAAGATGACAATGACAACCTGATCGAGGGGTAAGAATAGCTGGTGTCCCACATTAACCCCTACTTACAATACTTGTTCTCTAGTGAAGTTATGGATCCTTCTAAGGAGGTTATTAACAAAGTGAAGCCATATGTTACCGCAACATCTATGAAGCTCTATGTGCTCCTTACACTTGCGGTGAAGTTAAAAAATACCTCTTAGATATTGGCAACCTCAAGGCTCCTGGTCTGGACGGTCTTCATGCTATTTTGTTCAAAAGATATTGGCCATTTTTGGGTGGAGAGCTTACCGATTAAGTCATGAGAGCTCTTAACACGGGGTTAGTTCCAGAAGATTGGAACAACACGATCATTGTTTTAATTACCGAAGTCAACCACCCTGAGAATGTAACACAATATAGTCTTATCGGTCTTTATAACGTTCTCTATAAGGTTATTTCTAAGGTTCCGGCATGGAGGCTTAATCTTATATTACTAGAGA
This window of the Triticum aestivum cultivar Chinese Spring chromosome 5D, IWGSC CS RefSeq v2.1, whole genome shotgun sequence genome carries:
- the LOC123125072 gene encoding F-box/LRR-repeat protein At3g26922-like — translated: MQDPPPPGETQDHVCQQDDTSQDGGLIPDLPEDIRRHIHALLPLRDAARAACASHSFLRSWRCHPNLILSHKALGLDGDLISKVDNILKNHSGIGMKKLRLELYGNKVDSFYVDRWIHIAVTAGVEELAIIMPHIPGKEEYNFPCSLLFNGGENSIRYLYIAMCAFRPTAGLGCWTKLTRLLLSNVWIADDELEGLLSNCTAIQHLELKNCSEIVFLKIPLLECLTFLRVSLCINLQVIDSDAPNLSTFCLFGGLVSILFGSDVKNIEVSCLKFGPPNIVRFARTELLSGAPDVERLVITSPNEMESTPMLSSKFLHLKYLHISLIANEAISPAYDYLSLVSFIEASPCLETFIFEVQQPDMKHDSVIGDSSPLRRLPQHSHNNLKSVTIIGFCSAKSLVELACHIIENATSLEHLTLDTSHGCRSPGGRSLDKPDRWYYTVSGSLMAAPPDRCLPMWGRGIEESRRARFAIRKHIEWKVPFGVVFEIVEPCSRCLMPNF